One Bacillus sp. 1780r2a1 DNA segment encodes these proteins:
- the dnaE gene encoding DNA polymerase III subunit alpha, translated as MPFVHLQLKSAYSILNSTVRITQLVERAKALDYKAVALTDENVMYGAIPFYKECKKAGIKPIIGLTLHVLKQEDESFSYPLVLLAQNEKGYENLVKLSSLVQTKEKNGVKKKWLPHYKEGIIAFTPGLSGEIESLVLDNKLDEARQTMAFFKHIYGEESFYVSLQRHGNQEQAVNEELRNLAKELNVKLLATNDVKYLVQEDYEAYECLTAIGEGSMLQSLIEEDSDKKEYYFKTQSQMESLYTDVLSAVYETNCVAERCNLELSLGKMMIPSYPIPNSEDTADSYLQKQCQAGLKKRLGTVPPEYAARLDYELSVIQEMKFSNYFLIVWDFMQYAHQNGIITGPGRGSAAGSLVAYTLEITNVDPIKHHLLFERFLNPERISMPDIDIDFPDNKRDQVIQYVAEKYGQIHVAQIITFGTLAAKAAIRDVGKVIGIDKEELSIISKLLPSKPGVMLQQAVVQSKPFREYIQTTPTRQKLLQLAMQVEGLPRHTSTHAAGVVISDKPLTSYTPIQDGQHNVYLTQYPMEALQDIGLLKMDFLGLRNLTLIDYILAKVERDTGKKQKLSDIPMQDAKTFQLLASGDTTGIFQLESDGMRKVLKKLQPTELEDIVAVNALYRPGPMEHIPTYIKRKHGLERVTYVHDVLRPILQTTYGVIVYQEQIMQIASQMAGFSLGEADLLRRAVSKKESTTLQKERKHFVEGSKLQGYSEEVSDQVYNLIVKFANYGFNRSHAVAYSFITYYLAYLKAHYPLQFFAVLLTSAIGNQSKSEQYIQEMRKRKIALLPPSINRSAFAFNVEKKQIRFSLGAIKYVGGTVVQEVLNERKNKPFEDLFDFCMRVSTKVVNKKILEMLINAGCFDEFGENRATLIETIDVAFEHAQLVDPQDDFGMEFSLKPKYIIVDEFSEQEILEREREAVGFYLSNHPTSQHERLMEAHSTISLCDIANCKSGTQVSVIGLISSERVIRTKQGEQMAFIAIGDETGDADAVVFPRSYEKYKQLLSIGQIVLIKGKVDIRTNKQQIVAQEVYLAKELEEELPKQEVYLRIKSSAQSDKVIRSIYKKINSAKGNVPVLVYYELEKRLLRLPSDYFISLESDIVTQFKDLLGDENVAVKTL; from the coding sequence GTGCCTTTTGTTCATCTACAATTAAAAAGTGCATATAGCATCTTAAATAGTACAGTTCGAATTACGCAGCTAGTCGAACGTGCAAAAGCATTAGATTATAAAGCTGTTGCTCTAACGGATGAAAACGTGATGTACGGAGCTATCCCTTTTTATAAAGAGTGCAAAAAAGCCGGTATAAAGCCAATCATCGGTTTGACTTTACATGTGCTAAAGCAAGAAGATGAATCGTTTTCTTATCCGCTTGTTTTACTTGCTCAGAATGAGAAGGGTTATGAAAATCTAGTGAAGTTGAGCAGTCTTGTTCAAACAAAAGAAAAGAACGGTGTGAAAAAAAAGTGGCTCCCTCATTATAAAGAAGGCATAATTGCTTTTACGCCTGGATTATCAGGAGAAATTGAATCACTTGTTTTAGATAATAAGCTAGATGAAGCGAGACAAACGATGGCATTCTTTAAACACATATACGGAGAAGAAAGCTTTTATGTGTCTCTTCAACGTCACGGAAATCAAGAGCAGGCTGTAAACGAGGAGCTTCGTAACTTAGCTAAAGAATTGAATGTGAAGTTACTAGCTACTAATGACGTGAAATACCTTGTTCAAGAAGATTATGAGGCCTATGAATGCCTAACTGCTATAGGTGAGGGTAGTATGCTTCAAAGTCTGATAGAAGAGGATTCGGATAAGAAAGAATACTACTTTAAAACACAGTCTCAAATGGAGAGCCTGTATACAGATGTTCTTTCCGCTGTCTATGAAACAAATTGTGTAGCCGAACGGTGTAACCTGGAGCTTTCACTTGGTAAAATGATGATTCCATCCTATCCAATCCCAAATAGTGAAGATACGGCGGATAGCTATTTACAGAAGCAGTGTCAAGCAGGGTTGAAGAAGCGTTTAGGCACAGTACCCCCTGAATATGCAGCACGACTAGATTATGAACTTAGTGTTATTCAAGAGATGAAGTTTAGCAATTACTTTCTAATTGTGTGGGATTTTATGCAGTATGCGCATCAAAATGGAATTATTACAGGTCCGGGACGTGGTTCAGCAGCAGGTTCTTTAGTTGCTTATACGTTAGAAATTACCAATGTTGATCCAATTAAGCATCATTTATTATTCGAGCGGTTTCTAAATCCTGAACGAATCTCAATGCCCGATATTGATATTGATTTTCCAGATAATAAGCGTGACCAAGTTATTCAATATGTTGCTGAAAAATATGGTCAAATTCATGTGGCTCAAATTATCACGTTTGGAACATTGGCTGCTAAAGCTGCCATTCGAGATGTTGGAAAAGTTATAGGAATAGATAAAGAAGAACTGTCCATTATTTCAAAACTGTTACCATCTAAGCCAGGAGTCATGCTACAACAAGCGGTTGTACAATCTAAGCCTTTCCGTGAGTATATTCAAACTACGCCGACTAGACAAAAGCTTTTACAATTAGCGATGCAAGTAGAGGGGCTTCCGAGACATACGTCTACTCACGCTGCAGGCGTTGTTATTAGCGACAAACCGTTGACATCGTATACGCCTATTCAAGATGGTCAGCATAATGTGTACCTCACTCAGTATCCAATGGAAGCACTGCAGGATATCGGCTTACTTAAAATGGACTTTCTAGGTCTTCGTAACTTAACGTTAATTGATTATATTCTTGCAAAAGTGGAGCGAGATACAGGGAAAAAGCAGAAACTATCAGATATCCCTATGCAAGATGCTAAGACGTTTCAGCTTTTAGCAAGTGGTGATACAACTGGAATCTTTCAGCTAGAATCAGACGGCATGCGTAAAGTATTAAAAAAGTTACAACCAACGGAACTAGAAGATATTGTAGCAGTCAATGCTTTGTATCGTCCTGGACCGATGGAACATATTCCAACGTATATTAAAAGAAAGCACGGCTTAGAAAGGGTTACGTATGTTCATGATGTACTAAGACCAATTTTACAAACCACGTATGGAGTTATTGTTTATCAAGAGCAAATTATGCAAATTGCTTCGCAAATGGCAGGATTCTCACTAGGTGAAGCTGACCTTTTAAGGCGCGCCGTCAGTAAAAAAGAAAGTACGACGCTCCAGAAAGAGAGAAAGCATTTTGTTGAAGGAAGTAAACTGCAGGGGTATAGCGAAGAAGTCTCAGACCAAGTTTATAATTTAATTGTTAAGTTTGCTAACTATGGATTTAACAGAAGTCATGCCGTTGCATATAGCTTTATTACTTATTACTTGGCCTATTTAAAAGCACATTACCCTCTTCAATTTTTTGCAGTTTTATTAACCAGTGCGATTGGAAATCAATCAAAAAGTGAGCAATATATTCAAGAAATGAGAAAAAGAAAGATTGCTCTTTTACCGCCATCTATCAATCGAAGCGCGTTTGCTTTCAATGTAGAAAAGAAACAGATTCGCTTTAGCTTAGGAGCAATTAAATATGTAGGTGGAACAGTGGTTCAAGAGGTACTTAATGAGAGAAAGAATAAACCATTTGAGGATCTATTTGACTTTTGTATGCGCGTATCGACGAAGGTTGTAAATAAAAAAATTCTTGAAATGCTGATTAACGCTGGTTGTTTCGACGAGTTTGGTGAAAACCGCGCCACTCTTATTGAAACGATAGACGTGGCATTCGAGCACGCACAGCTGGTTGATCCACAAGATGATTTTGGCATGGAGTTTTCCCTCAAGCCAAAGTACATTATAGTAGATGAATTCAGCGAACAAGAAATCCTAGAACGTGAAAGAGAAGCAGTAGGCTTCTATTTATCAAATCATCCAACTTCTCAGCATGAAAGGTTAATGGAAGCTCATTCTACAATCTCACTATGCGATATTGCAAACTGTAAAAGTGGTACACAAGTTTCAGTTATTGGGCTTATCTCAAGTGAACGCGTCATTCGTACCAAACAAGGTGAACAAATGGCCTTTATTGCAATTGGTGATGAAACAGGCGATGCGGATGCAGTAGTGTTTCCGAGAAGCTACGAAAAATACAAACAGCTGTTAAGTATTGGACAAATTGTATTGATTAAAGGCAAGGTGGATATTCGAACAAATAAACAACAAATTGTTGCACAAGAAGTTTATTTAGCAAAGGAACTTGAAGAAGAGCTACCGAAACAAGAAGTATATTTAAGGATAAAGTCATCAGCTCAAAGTGATAAAGTAATTCGTAGTATTTATAAAAAAATTAACAGTGCTAAAGGAAATGTACCAGTTCTGGTGTACTATGAGTTAGAGAAGCGATTATTACGCTTACCGTCGGACTATTTTATTTCACTAGAAAGTGATATCGTTACACAGTTTAAAGACCTATTAGGAGATGAAAATGTCGCTGTAAAAACGCTATAG
- a CDS encoding metal-dependent hydrolase, with the protein MHISYHGHSVVKIETQGKTILIDPFITGNGQTDLNADDVQADYILLTHGHNDHVGDTVAIAKRTNAQVIAIAELATYLGWKGLNVHPMSIGGAYTFEFGKVKLTQAFHGSSYTEEDNKQIVYTGMPAGLLLTIEGKTIYHAGDTALYSDMKLLSDYHPDVAFLPIGDNFTMGPEDAAVAASWINAKLVVPIHYNTFPVIKQDPHEFVQSLKGIEGKVLNPGEGLEL; encoded by the coding sequence ATGCACATTTCGTATCATGGACATTCGGTTGTGAAAATTGAAACGCAAGGGAAAACGATTTTAATTGACCCATTCATTACTGGGAATGGTCAAACGGATTTAAATGCAGACGATGTACAGGCAGACTATATCTTACTAACCCACGGTCATAATGATCACGTAGGAGATACAGTTGCTATTGCCAAACGAACAAATGCGCAAGTAATTGCTATTGCTGAACTCGCTACATATTTAGGTTGGAAAGGTTTAAACGTTCATCCAATGAGCATTGGCGGAGCTTATACGTTTGAATTCGGTAAAGTTAAACTTACACAAGCTTTCCATGGATCAAGCTATACGGAAGAAGACAACAAGCAAATTGTTTACACGGGTATGCCAGCCGGTTTATTACTAACAATTGAAGGAAAAACTATTTATCATGCGGGCGACACGGCCCTTTATTCCGATATGAAGTTATTAAGCGATTACCATCCAGATGTAGCGTTTTTGCCGATTGGCGATAACTTTACAATGGGGCCAGAGGATGCAGCAGTTGCAGCTTCATGGATTAATGCCAAACTAGTCGTTCCAATCCATTACAATACATTCCCTGTTATTAAACAAGATCCTCATGAGTTCGTTCAATCCTTAAAAGGAATTGAAGGAAAAGTTTTAAATCCTGGAGAAGGTTTAGAGTTATAA
- a CDS encoding DNA repair protein has protein sequence MRVPNKRLYKRSDLERFFAGLVIGAIVSWGVFLIIYGELQHEQTKSLVQLEQQLERAEKNSLIWQEDVRELNKKMKKNILIQEVKVNLTNTKQYKLGSLTSYHLQASVEEEALHLIAQDIESAYDARNVLKKAIENKKYEFDKMIYEVEVHQIYFYTTLSIEIRIKKVEKVM, from the coding sequence ATGAGAGTCCCAAACAAACGTCTATATAAGCGGTCAGATTTAGAACGTTTTTTCGCTGGATTAGTTATCGGTGCCATTGTTAGCTGGGGCGTTTTTTTAATTATTTATGGTGAGCTACAGCATGAACAAACAAAATCATTAGTGCAGCTTGAACAGCAGCTAGAAAGAGCAGAAAAAAACAGCCTAATTTGGCAAGAAGATGTACGAGAATTAAATAAAAAAATGAAAAAAAACATTTTAATTCAAGAAGTAAAAGTAAATTTAACAAATACGAAGCAATATAAATTAGGCTCTCTCACTTCTTACCATCTTCAAGCTAGCGTTGAAGAGGAAGCATTGCATTTAATTGCTCAAGATATTGAGAGTGCGTATGACGCACGAAACGTATTAAAAAAAGCAATCGAAAATAAAAAATATGAATTCGATAAAATGATTTATGAAGTCGAAGTGCATCAAATTTACTTTTACACCACTTTGTCAATTGAAATTCGCATAAAGAAAGTAGAAAAAGTTATGTAA
- the ald gene encoding alanine dehydrogenase, producing MKIGVPKEIKNNENRVAITPAGVTAFTNAGHEVWVEKNAGEGSGFTNEQYVEAGATIVETAHDAWSAEMVMKVKEPLQEEYNYFREGLILFTYLHLAAEEALTKALIEKKVVGIAYETVQLPNRTLPLLTPMSEVAGRMSSQIGAQFLEKTKGGKGVLLSGVPGVQRGKVTIIGGGVAGTNAAKIAVGLGANVTIIDLSAERLRQLDDLFGKEITTLMSNHYNIAESVKDSDLVIGAVLIPGAKAPKLVTTSMIKTMSPGSVVVDIAIDQGGIFETTDRITTHDNPTYEKHGVLHYAVANMPGAVPRTSTMALTNVTVPYALQIATLGYKKACLKNPPLLQGINTLNGFVTYAAVADAHGLTYSDATTLLEQA from the coding sequence GTGAAAATAGGTGTTCCAAAAGAAATTAAAAACAATGAGAATCGCGTTGCTATTACACCAGCTGGCGTGACGGCATTTACAAATGCCGGTCATGAGGTATGGGTTGAAAAAAATGCCGGTGAAGGGTCTGGATTTACGAATGAACAGTATGTAGAAGCTGGAGCAACCATTGTTGAAACAGCTCACGATGCGTGGAGTGCAGAAATGGTTATGAAAGTAAAAGAACCATTGCAAGAAGAGTACAATTATTTTCGTGAAGGGTTAATTTTATTTACGTATTTGCACCTTGCTGCTGAAGAAGCATTAACAAAAGCATTGATTGAAAAGAAAGTAGTAGGTATTGCCTATGAAACTGTGCAGCTACCGAATCGTACGCTTCCTCTTTTGACACCAATGAGTGAAGTAGCTGGAAGGATGTCTTCGCAGATTGGCGCACAATTTTTAGAAAAAACAAAAGGTGGCAAAGGAGTGTTACTAAGTGGTGTGCCCGGTGTTCAACGAGGAAAAGTGACAATCATTGGTGGCGGAGTTGCGGGAACAAATGCTGCGAAAATTGCTGTTGGTCTAGGAGCAAATGTAACCATTATTGATTTAAGCGCAGAGCGACTTCGACAACTAGACGACTTATTTGGCAAGGAAATTACAACATTAATGTCAAATCACTATAACATTGCAGAATCTGTGAAGGATTCAGATTTAGTAATTGGAGCAGTATTAATTCCAGGTGCCAAAGCTCCAAAATTAGTTACAACTTCCATGATTAAAACAATGTCTCCTGGCTCAGTTGTCGTAGACATTGCTATTGACCAAGGTGGAATTTTTGAAACAACAGATCGTATTACGACACATGATAACCCAACGTATGAAAAGCACGGTGTTTTACATTATGCGGTAGCTAATATGCCTGGAGCTGTTCCTCGTACTTCAACCATGGCTTTAACGAACGTGACTGTTCCTTATGCACTTCAAATTGCAACCCTAGGATATAAAAAAGCATGTTTGAAAAATCCGCCGTTACTTCAAGGAATTAATACATTAAACGGCTTTGTAACATATGCAGCGGTAGCTGATGCACATGGATTAACATACTCTGATGCTACAACATTGTTAGAGCAAGCATAA
- a CDS encoding CBS domain-containing protein produces the protein MATKHEQILHYIDSLPIGEKISVRQIAKELTVSEGTAYRAIKDAENKGYVSTIERVGTIRIERKKKENIEKLTFAEVVNIVDGQVLGGREGLYKTLNKFVIGAMKLDAMMRYTEAGNLLIVGNRVNAHELALEAGAAVLITGGFDTEEWVKKLADDLKLPIISTSYDTFTVATMINRAIYDQLIKKEIVLVEDILTPAEEAVSLKLNDTIATWHNLNTKTHHSRFPVVDDQMKVHGMVTSKDVIGYDVQTPIEKVMTKNPMTVHGKTSVASSAHMMVWEGIEVLPVVDDSHHLEGIISRQDVLKALQMIQRQPQVGETIDDIVTNQFIDVKDTKAEPFYRCEVTPQMTNYMGTISYGVFTTIVTEAANRALRSFKKGDLVIENITIYFIKPVQIDSIVEIRPKVLELGRKFGKVDVEVYNEGVVVGKAMLMAQLLERV, from the coding sequence TTGGCGACAAAACATGAACAGATACTACACTATATTGACTCGTTACCAATTGGTGAGAAAATATCAGTCAGGCAGATTGCAAAAGAGCTGACGGTAAGCGAAGGTACTGCTTATCGAGCTATTAAAGATGCAGAAAATAAAGGGTACGTTTCTACAATAGAGCGTGTTGGGACCATTCGAATTGAGCGTAAGAAAAAAGAAAATATTGAAAAACTTACGTTTGCCGAAGTTGTAAATATTGTAGATGGACAAGTGTTAGGCGGACGAGAAGGGTTATATAAAACGCTTAACAAATTTGTTATAGGGGCAATGAAGCTGGATGCCATGATGAGATATACAGAAGCAGGCAACCTTTTAATTGTTGGAAACCGAGTAAATGCACATGAACTAGCTTTAGAAGCCGGAGCAGCTGTTTTAATTACAGGAGGATTTGATACGGAAGAGTGGGTGAAAAAGCTCGCAGATGACTTGAAACTTCCGATTATTTCTACAAGTTATGATACGTTTACTGTTGCAACCATGATTAACCGTGCCATCTACGACCAACTAATTAAAAAGGAAATTGTACTGGTTGAAGATATCTTAACGCCAGCTGAAGAAGCTGTTAGTCTAAAGCTTAATGATACAATTGCCACGTGGCATAATCTTAACACAAAAACGCATCACAGTCGTTTTCCGGTAGTGGATGATCAGATGAAAGTTCACGGGATGGTGACTTCTAAAGATGTCATTGGTTATGATGTGCAAACCCCTATTGAGAAGGTAATGACCAAAAATCCAATGACGGTACATGGCAAAACGTCGGTGGCATCTTCTGCTCATATGATGGTTTGGGAAGGTATTGAAGTTCTACCTGTAGTTGATGATTCTCACCATTTAGAAGGAATTATCAGTCGACAAGATGTCTTAAAAGCACTTCAGATGATTCAAAGACAGCCTCAGGTTGGTGAAACAATTGATGATATTGTCACTAATCAATTCATCGATGTAAAAGATACAAAAGCGGAACCATTCTATCGTTGTGAAGTGACACCGCAAATGACAAACTATATGGGAACTATTTCGTACGGGGTATTTACAACGATTGTAACAGAAGCGGCAAATCGAGCACTTCGTTCATTTAAAAAAGGTGACTTAGTTATTGAGAATATTACCATCTATTTCATTAAACCTGTACAAATTGACAGCATTGTTGAAATTCGACCAAAAGTATTAGAGTTGGGACGAAAGTTTGGAAAGGTAGATGTTGAAGTATACAATGAGGGCGTCGTTGTTGGTAAAGCAATGCTGATGGCACAGCTCTTAGAACGTGTATGA
- a CDS encoding bifunctional oligoribonuclease/PAP phosphatase NrnA, with translation MKTQILDAIKSFDTIIIHRHVRPDPDAYGSQCGLAELLKTSFPEKNIYVTGKEAESLKFLYQMDDVADDLYENALVIVCDTANQERICDQRYAKGKMLIKIDHHPNEDKYGDLLWVDTEACSTSEMIYEFFLHGKEDGLMLNDRGAKLIFSGIVGDTGRFLFPSTKPKTFRYASDLIQYDFEFKNVYDEMYKTKENVAHLHGYVLQNFSLSESGVGYMRIPKEILEKYNVTPADASQLVSSLGHIEGIKVWVFFVEEEDQIRVRLRSKGPVINTIARKYKGGGHPLAAGASIYSWDEVQPLLQDLEALFQ, from the coding sequence ATGAAAACACAAATTTTAGATGCAATTAAAAGTTTCGATACAATTATTATTCACCGTCATGTAAGACCAGATCCTGACGCATATGGTTCTCAATGTGGGTTAGCAGAGCTTTTAAAAACATCTTTTCCGGAAAAAAATATTTACGTAACAGGAAAAGAAGCGGAATCTCTTAAGTTTTTATATCAAATGGATGATGTTGCTGATGATTTGTATGAAAATGCACTCGTTATTGTATGTGATACAGCCAATCAAGAACGAATCTGTGATCAGCGATATGCAAAAGGGAAAATGTTAATTAAAATTGATCACCACCCGAATGAAGACAAGTACGGAGATTTACTATGGGTGGATACAGAAGCATGTTCAACAAGCGAAATGATCTATGAATTTTTCCTTCATGGTAAAGAGGATGGACTTATGTTAAATGATCGCGGTGCCAAATTAATCTTTAGTGGAATCGTAGGAGATACGGGGCGCTTTTTATTTCCAAGCACAAAGCCTAAGACTTTCCGCTATGCAAGCGATTTGATTCAATATGATTTTGAGTTCAAAAATGTTTATGATGAGATGTATAAAACAAAAGAAAACGTAGCACATTTGCACGGCTACGTACTGCAAAACTTCTCCCTATCGGAGTCGGGAGTTGGATATATGAGAATACCAAAAGAAATTCTTGAAAAGTATAATGTAACACCAGCAGATGCATCACAGCTAGTTAGTTCGTTAGGGCATATTGAAGGTATAAAGGTATGGGTATTCTTTGTGGAAGAAGAAGATCAAATTCGAGTAAGGTTAAGATCAAAAGGGCCGGTTATCAACACAATTGCTCGTAAGTATAAAGGAGGAGGTCATCCACTTGCAGCTGGTGCTTCCATTTATTCTTGGGATGAGGTTCAGCCACTGCTGCAAGATTTAGAAGCACTATTTCAGTAA
- a CDS encoding YtpI family protein, with protein sequence MPILAILIVISFVFYFYLKVKYVRSKRPIERKWISAKSSISLGAFVLFFGINQWFIYATTTSLIIGIIFALFGLGSIITGIRAYKYYLPLATKEAQTSS encoded by the coding sequence ATGCCTATTCTCGCCATTTTAATTGTCATTTCATTTGTCTTTTATTTCTATTTAAAAGTTAAGTATGTCCGCTCCAAACGTCCTATTGAGCGCAAATGGATTTCTGCAAAATCGAGCATTTCACTCGGAGCTTTTGTACTTTTTTTTGGAATTAACCAGTGGTTTATTTATGCAACTACAACGTCTCTCATTATCGGTATCATCTTTGCTTTATTTGGTCTCGGAAGTATTATTACAGGTATTCGCGCATATAAGTATTATCTTCCTCTTGCTACAAAAGAAGCTCAAACGTCTTCATGA
- a CDS encoding YtrH family sporulation protein codes for MKEPFMSLFIWSYFTSLGIILGGALIGSFAGFLIGKSPFHIMYTLSNSLKIWAIVGAIGGTFDTFYSFERGLFEGATKDVVKQILLILSAMGGAQTGALIIKWLTQESLGL; via the coding sequence ATGAAAGAGCCCTTTATGTCATTGTTTATTTGGAGCTACTTCACTTCATTAGGTATTATTCTTGGCGGTGCTTTAATTGGTTCGTTTGCAGGATTTTTAATTGGTAAATCTCCATTTCATATCATGTATACTTTAAGTAACAGTTTAAAAATCTGGGCAATTGTGGGAGCAATTGGAGGCACCTTTGATACGTTCTATAGTTTTGAACGTGGCTTATTTGAAGGTGCTACTAAAGATGTTGTAAAACAAATCTTGTTAATACTTTCAGCGATGGGTGGTGCTCAAACAGGGGCACTAATTATTAAATGGTTAACTCAAGAGAGCTTAGGTTTATGA
- the argH gene encoding argininosuccinate lyase, producing MTKLWGGRFTKRPEQWIDEFGASISFDQHLVEEDIEGSLAHVSMLEKCKILSSEEANQIKAGLQTLLQKAKNKELTFSAQYEDIHLNLEKLLIDEIGPVGGKLHTGRSRNDQVATDMHLYLKKHVQQIIQLTKHLQHVLVEKADQHVETIFPGYTHLQRAQPVSFAHHLLAYVSMFKRDSERFEESLKRIDISPLGAGALAGTTFPIDRYYSAELLGFADIYQNSMDAVSDRDFILEFLSNSSILMMHLSRFCEELILWSSQEFQFIEMDDTYATGSSIMPQKKNPDMAELIRGKTGRVYGHLFSLLTVLKGTPLTYNKDLQEDKEGMFDTVTTIEGCLTIFAGMIETMTVKTDVMESSTKKDFSNATELADYLASKGMPFRQAHEVVGKLVLECIQQGIYLMDLPLENYQAASNLFEEDIYHVLDPKTAVNRRNSAGGTGFDQVRQAILKVKEDLKQEINA from the coding sequence ATGACCAAATTGTGGGGAGGACGTTTTACGAAACGTCCTGAACAATGGATTGATGAATTTGGAGCATCCATTTCGTTCGATCAACATTTAGTAGAAGAAGATATTGAAGGTAGTTTAGCTCATGTATCTATGTTAGAAAAGTGCAAGATTCTTTCTAGTGAAGAGGCGAATCAAATTAAAGCAGGGTTACAAACCCTGCTTCAAAAAGCAAAAAATAAAGAGCTTACGTTTTCTGCTCAGTACGAAGATATTCATTTGAATCTAGAAAAGCTCTTAATTGATGAAATCGGTCCTGTAGGTGGAAAACTGCATACAGGTAGAAGTCGTAACGATCAAGTTGCAACTGACATGCATCTATATTTAAAGAAACATGTCCAGCAAATCATCCAGCTAACAAAACATTTACAGCATGTATTAGTTGAAAAAGCTGATCAGCATGTTGAAACGATTTTTCCTGGCTACACTCATCTACAAAGAGCGCAGCCTGTATCGTTTGCTCATCACTTGTTAGCATATGTATCAATGTTTAAGCGTGATTCTGAGCGATTTGAAGAATCGTTAAAACGCATTGATATCTCTCCGCTAGGAGCAGGAGCGCTTGCTGGTACAACATTCCCAATTGACCGTTACTATAGCGCTGAGCTGTTGGGCTTTGCAGATATCTATCAAAACAGTATGGATGCAGTAAGTGATCGTGATTTTATTTTAGAATTTTTGAGCAACAGCTCAATTTTGATGATGCACTTATCTCGTTTCTGTGAAGAGTTAATTTTATGGTCGAGTCAAGAATTCCAGTTTATTGAAATGGATGACACGTATGCCACAGGAAGCAGTATTATGCCACAAAAGAAAAACCCTGATATGGCTGAGCTGATTCGTGGGAAAACGGGAAGAGTTTATGGACACCTGTTTAGCTTATTAACAGTGTTGAAAGGTACGCCTTTAACATACAACAAAGATTTACAAGAAGATAAAGAGGGTATGTTTGATACAGTTACAACGATTGAGGGTTGCTTGACAATCTTTGCTGGAATGATTGAAACTATGACTGTTAAAACAGACGTTATGGAATCATCAACCAAAAAAGATTTTTCTAATGCAACAGAATTAGCAGACTACCTCGCTTCAAAAGGGATGCCGTTCCGTCAAGCTCATGAAGTTGTAGGCAAGCTTGTTCTAGAATGCATTCAGCAAGGGATTTATTTAATGGATTTACCATTAGAAAACTACCAAGCCGCAAGCAATTTGTTTGAGGAAGATATCTATCATGTACTTGACCCAAAAACTGCGGTTAACCGCCGTAATAGTGCGGGTGGTACAGGTTTCGACCAGGTAAGACAAGCAATCTTAAAGGTTAAAGAGGATTTAAAACAAGAAATTAATGCATAA